The genomic region TTCATCGCGGTCAATGAGGACATGCTTGGGTGCAGGAATTAAACAATGCTGAATTCCGCCATAACCTCCAATACTCTCTTGGTATGCGCCTGTATGAAAGAAACCGATATACTGCGTCTCTCCCTCCTGCGGCTTTGGTAAAAACACCCGGTTGCGAACCGACTCCATGATATAGTAATCGTCCGAGTCACAAGTTATACCGCCAAGATTGATGCGATGGTATTCATCGTCCCAGTTGTTGATCGCCAAAAGAATAAACTTTTGCTTGATACCCCAGGTATCCGGAAGAGTGGTGATAAATGAGCTATCGATCATATTCCAAAGCTCATTGTCGTTTTGCTTTTTCTGTCCAATAATGCTAAACAATACTGCTCCGCTTTCTCCCACAGTAAATGATCCGAACTCCGTCATGATATGTGGCTCAGGCACCTCTTTTTGCATGCAAGCCGCCTTTATCTGACGAATGATTTCATCGGCCATGTATTGATAGTCGTAATTAAAGTCAAGCTTGGTTTTTATCGGAAAGCCTCCACCTATATCGAGATATTCCAACTCCGGACATAATTTCTTTAGTTCGCAATAAAGGTTGATGTTTTTTTGCAACTCACTCCAGTAATAGGCAGTGTCCTTGATGCCGGTATTGATAAAAAAATGCAGCATCTTCAGTTCAAAATTTTTATTCGACTTGATCGTATTCACATAAAAATCAAGAATTTCATTGTAGCGAATTCCCAAACGAGAAGTGTAAAATTCCGCATTGGGCTCTTCTTCAGCAGCAATCCGGAGCCCTATTTTAATTTTATGCTTCCCATCTTTTTGCAACTCATTTAATTCTTCCTTGTTATCTAGAATCGGAATAACATTGGAAAATCCATCGTCCAGCAAATCAATAATGCCTTCAATATAATTAGGTCGCTTGAATCCATTGCAAAGAATGAAAGTTTCCTTTGGCACTTTATTATCCTTGGCGAGCTCCTTAATAATCGGAATATCGAAAGCGGAACTCGTCTCCAGGTGAATATCATTTTTCAAAGCTTCATTTAAAATGAACTCAAAATGGGAACTCTTCGTACAATAGCAGTACAAATAATTACCTTCGTAGTCGGCTTTGGCCATCGCTACGTGAAATAACCGTTTGGCTTTCTGGATCTGAGAACCGATCTTTGGAAGATAGGTTATTTTTAATGGCGTTCCATACTGTTCAATGATATCCATTAAAGGTATACCATTGAATTGCAATAAGTTGTCTTCTACAGCAAACTCTTCTTGTGGAAACTCGAATGTTTGTTGGATGAGGTCAATATAACGATTCTTCATTAATGTAAGTGACTTACTTGTTAAATTCCATGCGAATGTAAGTAACTTAGATCACAAAAATGATGAAGTACAAATTAATTTATAGTGTTAAATAAGTAGAGCAAAAGTATAAAGTAATATATCCTTTCAACATAATTTCAATACTATGCATAAGAAAATTAAGCTCATTGAAGTGAAATCCGAGATAGGTGCCGGTACACGAGGAGCAAGTCTCGGACCTGATGCCATTAAGATAGCGGCTTTGGATTATGGTTCCAATTTGTTCCATAAATTGTCGTCAGTAGAGATCCCTGTGGAGAATAATCTCCTATTTGAAGCACAAGGATCTACATACGCCAAACGAATTCGGGGTATAGTCAATATATACGATAAGTTAAGTAAGACTGTGTTGGAAACCTTAAAAGCAAAAGAATTTCCAATCATACTTGCCGGTGACCATAGTACATCCGGAGGAACTATTGCCGGTATAAAAATGGCGAATCCGAAAGTCCGCCTGGGGGTGATCTGGATAGATGCGCATGCGGATTTACATTCTCCTTTTACCAGTCCAACCGGAAATGTTCATGGGATGCCCTTAGCAGCAACTCTTGGCGAAGATAATATTGCCAATAAGATGAATAAACCGGACAAGGAAACCATAGAAATGTGGAATAAACTTAAGAAAGTAGGAGGAATAAGTCCCAAAATCAATTATTCCGACCTTGTTTTCATAGGTGTAAGGGATGTAGAGCCTGAAGAAAGTTTCCTGATTAAAAAACATAAGATAAAAGCTTTTACAACTAATGATGTCAAGCGACATGGCGTCGAAAAAATAGCAAGGGATGCTTTGGCTTATCTGAATAACTGTCAGATGATATATGTCTCTTTTGATGTAGACTCAATGGATAGCTCTATCTCTAAAGGAACCGGAACTCCTGTTCGGAATGGTATCACCGAAAAAGAGGCGGGATCGCTTTGTGTCCGTCTTATTCAGAATGAAAAAGTTTGTTGCTTTGAAATTGCAGAGGTGAACCCTACGCTCGATAAGGAAAATCTGATGGCTGAAAATACTTTTGAAATTCTTCAACGTGTGGTGGCTCAGATTGCCTGAGGACGAAGGGCTGCTATGCACAAACCTTTGTCAATAAGAGTGACAATTTTCATGTCTTTCTCTCTTGCAAATCTGTTGGAGCGACTAATTTTGCAGCATGTTATTCGAAATAGAACTGCGTACAGCGGTGCAGGAAGGTATGTCCCGGTTGTTTCATCTGGATGTACTTCCTGATGATATTTCTATTCAGCCCACCCGAAAGGATTTTGATGGTGATCTGACCGTTGTGGTTTTTAATCTGGCTAAAAAAGCAGGGAAGTCTCCTGATGCCATTGGTAAGGAGTTGTCGGATTGGTTAGCAACGAAGAGCTCCCTGGTGTCCTCCTCTAATGTGGTTAAAGGATTTTTAAATGTGGTGTTTCAGCCGGAATCATGGCTACGCATTTATGAAGAAGAGACCGCCGATCCGGCTTTTTTCGAAAAGAAACCGGATCCAAATCTGGCTGCGCATCCCGTTTTAGTAGAATATAGTTCTCCAAACACGAATAAACCCCTTCACCTGGGTCATGTTCGCAATAACCTTCTTGGGTTTAGTATTGCAGAATTACTTAAGGCGAGCGGTACCACAGTAAAGAAAGTAAACCTGATTAATGATCGGGGAATTCATATATGCAAGTCGATGCTTGCCTGGCAAAAATTGGGAAACGGTGAAACTCCTGCATCTTCCGGGATGAAAGGAGATCATCTGGTGGGAAAGTATTATGTGGAATTTGACAGGTTATATAAGGCCGAAATTGCCGAACTGGTATCCGCAGGTATGCCGGAAGATGATGCCAGGAAGAAGGCGGGAAGTATGGTTGAGGCGCAGGAGATGCTTCGCAAATGGGAAGCCGGCGATGAAGCTACGCTCGCACTCTGGAAAATGATGAATGAATGGGTGTACGCAGGATTTAATGCTTCCTACAAGCAATTGGGCGTTGACTTTGATAAATTTTACTACGAGTCAGAAATGTATCTCGTAGGTAAGGAATTGGTGTTGGAAGGGCTGAAGAAGGGTGTTTTCTTTCAAAAACCGGATGGATCTGTATGGGTCGACCTCACCGATGAAGGCCTGGATCAGAAATTACTGCTCCGAAGTGATGGCACCAGTGTATACATCACTCAGGATATCGGAACCTCTAAAAAACGATTTGATGAAACTGGCTTTAGCCGGTTAATTTATGTGGTGGGTAATGAGCAGGATTATCATTTCAAAGTACTCAAACTCGTCATTAAGAAGCTGGGGTATGAATGGTGGGACCGTTTGTATCATTTATCCTACAATATGGTTGATCTTCCTCAGGGTAAGATGAAATCGAGAGAGGGAACGGTAGTGGATGCCGATGATCTGATGAAGGAGATGATTGACGAAGCCGGTAACATCACAAGAGAACTGGGAAAAATAAGTGATTTTGAATCGGAAGAAGCAACCGCTTTGTACAATATGATTGGAATGGGTGCGCTGAAATATTTTATCCTCAAAGTGGACCCTGAAAAACGAATGTTGTTTAATCCCGCTGAATCCATCGATTTCAATGGCAACACCGGACCTTTTATACAGTATACCTATGCCCGAATAAAATCTGTATTACGGAAAGGTGAAAATTACCATGAATTGAAAGATTTTCTTTCCTCTTCTCCCGGAAATTACTCCGGTATGAATGAAAAGGAAAAAGTATTGATAAAATGGATGCTAAAATATCCATTTGTGTTGGGTGAAGCTGCTGAAAGACTAAGCCCTGCAGTGATTGCGAATTATGTGTACGAATTGGCTAAAATTTACAACCAGTTCTATCACGAGTATCCCATCGTCGATCCGGTAGAGATCGAAACATCTAAATTCAGAATGCATTTATCTATGAAATGTGCAGGACTGATTCAAAGGAATTTGAAATTACTCGGAATTGAAGTTCCGGAAAGAATGTAAATGTTAAAGTATGCGTATTAAAGTGAGTCGGTTTATATTGGTGGTGATGGGTGTTATAGCAGTAAATATGGCATTGATCATCAGTGTTTCGGGAGTAGATACAGCCCGGAAGAAGGATCAGGAGTTTAGTAGTATAACATTGAAAGAGGGTGATCTCGTTTTCAGAAACGGGTACGGTATGATCAGCAGCTGGTTTCAGCGTTGCTCGCTCCGGGATCCTTCCTTTAGCCATGCCGGAATTGTTGTCTTTAAGGAAGATCAACCTTTTGTGGTGCATCTGCAACAAAGTAATTATGGGAGTCCGCTAAAATGCGAACGTATTTCAGAATTCTGGAGCAAGGAAATTTGTAGCAAGGGCGCCGTCTATCGGCCGGATGTGTCCGCACTCGAAATTGACAATATCGTGGAGGATGTAAAAAATGATTTAAAAAATATTCCGGAATTCGATTATGAATTTAATATGGAGGATAATAGTAAGTTTTATTGTTCAGAGTGGATAAGGGATAAATTTATTAATGCCACCGGTGATGTGAATTATTTCCCGGTGACAAGCCTTGAAAATTTCAGTTACATTGCTCCGGATAATCTTTACTTAAATCAGCATTCAACATTCATCTATAGATTTAATTATCCATGATTCGCAAACTAATATTACCATTTACCATAATTCTCCTGACTATTACTTCCTGCAAAAAGGATGAAGATCCTGTTATTGTTGCGGAAATGTTTTTAAATGCGATGCAGGAAAGGGACTATGAGACAGCGAAGAAATATGGTACCGTTGAAACAATAAAGCTGCTTGAACAATTTGAAAAAATTGAAGAGTTGAATGATATTGAATCCGAAGAAGCGCCCGGAAAGATCAGCATTCTTTCTGAAGACATCCGTGGAGTGAATGCTATCGTTTATTTTACAGAAGCCGGTAATAATGCGGAGCAAAAAATCTCCTTAAAAAAGGTAGAAACACCCGACGGTAAGATGTGGAAAGTAGCCCTCAAAAAAGAAGAAATCAAAATGATCCAAAACCCCGGCAGCTAAAACTTTATCTACTTCAACAATACCTAATTAGAACGCTGAGGCTAAAGCCTACACTGATTTAACTGATTTACGCAATTCCATTCCCTCAGCCTTAAATAGATTTGATCCTTTAGTATTTCGTAATTTATTGTATTCGCATTTTATTTCGTATTCGTGAATTCGAAATTTTTAGTATTCGTATTTTATTTCGTATTTCGTACCGGATTATCAGAGAATGAAGGATTATGGATTTCCACTTTCTTTTATTGAATATTCGTATTAATTTCGTAACCCCTCTTTATAGTTTTATCCCATCAAGAATCCCAATGCTCATTAACTTCTCCTTACTACCACCATCTTCCCGCATCTGGATCTTTCAGTCCTCACGTATTCTTCTTCCTGCTGAAGTGACTACCCTACAGGCACAGACCGATCTTTTCCTGCAGCAATGGACCGCTCATAAAGCCGACTTAAATGCTTCATCCCTGGTTGTAGATGACCTGTTTCTGATTGTGGCAGTGGATGAATCGGAAGTGAATGCCAGTGGCTGTTCCATTGATAAATTGTATCAATTTGTGAAGAATGTGCAGCAACAATTAAATATTGATTTACTCGATAGATTAAAAGTCGCTTTTGTCAATTCGGAGAATACTATTTCCACAACTTCTTTAAAGGAAATGGAGAGTATGATACAATCGGGTAGGGTGGATGGTGAACTTCCCGTGTATGACTTAACAGTGACCACAGTGGGAGAATTTTCGGATAAGTTCAAGGCTCCGCTTAAATCAACCTGGTTAAACAGATTTCAACCTGTCTGATGCTGTCGCTCATCTCACGTTTACCGGGCCCTTCGTGGATAAAAAGTCTGATCAGATTTCTTATCCTTCTATTGCTTTTCTATGCCGTGCTTAAAGGAGTTCAAGCTTATCTGACCTGGCATTTCGAGCATCCCATTGAGGCAAAGTGAGGGTTGCCTGTAAACTAAAAAATAGAGAGCTAAGCAAAATTTCAGGAAGTAACCCGCTCACTACTATTCCGCACTGCTTTTCTTTCTGATTCTCATATTCAAAAGTTCAACGAGAAGAGAGAAGGCCATCGCAAAGTAAATGTAGCCTTTAGGCACCTCGTAGTGGAAGGCTTCTATTGTAAGCATGAATCCAATCATCAGGAGGAAGGAGAGCGCCAGCATTTTAATGGTAGGGTGCTTATTGACAAAGTCTGAAACCGATTTCGCAGAAATTAACATGACAATCATAGAAATGATAACGGCCAGTATCATAATGCTTACATGATCTACCAGACCCACAGCTGTTAAAATGGAATCAAATGAAAACACGATATCCAATCCGATAATCTGAGCAATCGCCATGTTAAGAGTAAGCTTTTTCATGCCGGGCGTAGATAAATGTTCTTCCTTGCTGATTTTACCGTGTATCTCAGAGGTGCTCTTGGCCATCAAAAAGAGTCCGCCAAAAAGTAAAACCATATCCCTGCCACTAAATCCATGGTCCATAATTGTGATGAATGGCTCTTTCAAGCTGACAATCCAACTGATACTGAACAATAAGGCAATCCGTATGATCAAGGCGAGGCTTAGTCCAATTCTGCGTGCCTTAGCTTGTTGTTGATAAGGAAGCTTCCCTGCAAGGATAGAGATGAAAATAATGTTATCAATACCCAACACGATCTCCATAATCACAAGAGTTAGTAATGAAATAAGACCGTCAACTGTTAAAATAACTGATAGCTCTTCCTGCATAATGGGGAATGGATTTAGTTTGCAAAGATAGTCGGTGGAAATCGAATACCTTGTTTTAAGTTAATGATGATGTTTAAAATAGTTTAAAACCCCTTGTGGGATAAAATAATTTCATTTTCTAACAGGGCAATTAAAAGAATACCTGTTTAAATTAAGTCGGGGTGGCCAGATTTGAACTGACGACCTCCAGCACCCCATGCTGGCGCGATACCGGGCTACGCTACACCCCGAGTGGATATCTATTACTATTATTTTCTTTCCCGGAAACAAATAGAACAGGTTGGTTGTTCGTCTGATAGGTTTATGAGAAAGAAAATTTGAGACTGCAAAAGTATATGTATAATCGACCTTTCACAAATTTAATCTCAGTCTCTGCTGATTCATTTACTATTTCTTCTGTTTCAGGTTATTATATTGTCACCAGAGAGTGCTCCTTTGCTTTCAAAGAGGTTTTTCTCCTTAGTTTTGCAGCCTTATGAAAAAGTATTTCCTGCTCCTCCTACTTCCTTGCCTGGTTTTTTCTTCTTCTTTCTCTCAGGAAAATGTTGATAATAAAGCAACTATAAGTGGTTACGTGAAGGACTCCCTTACCGGGGAAGCACTTACCGGTGCAGCCATTTATGTGAAGGAACTGGAAAAAGGGGCTAATGCAAATGCCTATGGTTTTTTCTCTTTGACAGTAAATCAAGCAAAATATTTACTGCTTATCAATTTTGTAGGCTATCAGGAAAAACAGATAGAAATTGATCTGAAAAAGAATGTCTCCCTCACGATTGAACTGGCTCCTAAAGTGTATGAAAAACAAGAGGTGGTGATCACAGGTGAACGCATTGACCGTAATATCAAGAGTACGGATATGGGGCGGGTGGAGCTGGAGATTGAAAAGATAAAAAGTTTGCCGGCATTACTGGGAGAGGTGGATATTTTAAAAGCGATTCAGTTGTTACCCGGTGTGCAGGATGCAGGGGAGGGGAACTCGGGATTTTATGTGCGTGGCGGTGGACCTGATCAAAATCTGGTATTATTGGATGAAGGTGTGGTATATAATGCATCCCATCTCTTCGGATTTTTCTCGGTTTTTAATCCGGATGCGGTGAAAAATATTACACTTACAAAAGGTGGAATGCCTGCCCAGTATGGCGGTCGACTGGCATCGGTGCTGGATATCTCGATGAAGGATGGTAATATGAAGGAGTACCATGCAGAAGGTGGTATTGGATATATAGCCTCACGTTTCACGTTTGAAGGGCCTATTGTGAAGGATAAAGGTTCCTTTATTGTGAGTGGACGTCGTACGTTTATTGATCTCTTTTTACGGGAACCTTTTATCGGTCCTGAGTCGAACATCGCCGGTAACTCTTATTACTTTTTTTGATCTCAATGCCAAGTTGAACTATCAGTTATCATCTAAAGATCGACTGTTTATGAGTGGTTATTTCGGCAGAGATGTTTTCAACTTCAAGAGCAGAGAAACCGGATTTGCCGTGCGTATCCCCTGGGGAAATGCCACGACTTCCCTCCGCTGGAATCACCTTTTCAATGATAAAATGTTTATGAATACCTCGCTCATTTTTAGCGATTATAAATTCGAGTTCGGTGCGAAGCAACAGCAGTTTGATTTCAGGATTTTCTCGGGAATACGTGATTATAATGTGAAAATGGATCTCAACTGGTTTCCGAATATTCTCCATAACGTGAAGTTCGGCGGGAATTATATTTATCATCGCTTTACACCTACCAATGCCTATGCCCGCTCGGGTGATGTGGTTTTTGATCTGGGAGATATCACCCGTTTCTATGCGCACGACGCCGCTTTATATGTGAATGACGAATGGGATATCACGGAGAAACTCAGAGTGAATGGGGGACTGCGGATGACTTACTTTGCACACATCGGTCCCTTCTCCCGCTACGTGGAAGATCCTTCTTTTGAAGGCCGTTTTATTGATACCATCGACTATGCTGCAGGAAAAAAAGTGAAGGATTACTATAACCTCGAACCGCGAGTAAGTGTACGTTATGAATTGAATAAGTTTTCCTCCATCAAAGCTTCCTATACTCAGAATTATCAGTACATCCATATCGCTTCTTTTGGTTCTGTAAGTCTGCCGACAGATGTTTGGGTGCCGAGTACTGACAGAGTGAAACCTCAGTATGGAGTTCAGTATGCATTGGGATATTTCAGGAATTTTAAGGATAATTTGTTTGAGACTTCCGTAGAGGTGTATTACAAGGAAATGAAGAATCAGATCGATTACCGCGAAGGCGCGACGCCCGATCAGGATGTCAGAAATAATCCTGATAATAATTTTGTTTTCGGAGAGGGATGGAGTTATGGTGCCGAGTTTTTTGTGAAGAAGTCGAAGGGGAATTTTAGTGGATGGGTGGGCTATACCTTAGCCTGGACAGAGCGTAATTTTCCGGACCTGAATTTCGGAAGAGATTTTCCTGCTAAATACGATCGCCGTCATGATGTGTCCGTTGTTTTGACCTATGAACGTTCCAAAAAATGGTTGTTCGGAATGACCTGGGTCTATGCTACCGGTGATGCCCTGACGCTACCTACGGAAAGGTATTTCATGTCGGCCGGACCTCCGGTTTCCGTGAATGGAAGTGGTGGGCTCGACGTGAATAATAATTTCTACATCCTAAGCGGCTATGATAACCGCAATGACTTCCGTCAGAAAGCCTATCACCGCCTCGATTTCTCCGCAACATTACGCAGCCAGAAAGTGAAGAAATTCAAGAGTGAGTGGGTATTTGCCGTTTACAATATGTATGGTCGACAAAATCCTTATTTCATTTATTTCGATGTGCAGGGAAACAGCCAGGACGGCAATCAGAGAGTGCAAGCCAAGCAGGTCTCCTTATTCAGTATTATCCCTTCCGTTACTTATAATTTTAAATTCTGATCTATGAAAAAAATATTCTTCTTCATCGGAACCTGCCTGCTGATCAGCAGTTGTGAGAAAGATATCTCTCTGGATCTCCCCGAAACAGAGTCCAAAGTAGTAGTGGATGGCTATGTGGAAATTGGATTGCCTCCCTACGTGATTCTCAGCAAGAGTGAAGCTTATTTTAATCCTATCGGGCAGAACAGCATTAATAATTTACCCATTCGTGGAGCTATTGTTACCATCAGCAACGGAACGGATACTATTCAGTTGACAGAAATAGACACCTCATTGAATGGAGTTTCCGTCGGTGGATTTTATGTCGCTCTGGATAGCCTCACGTTTCTGCCCACTATGATTGGAATTCCGGGTACCCACTATACCTTGAACATTATTACTGCAGATGGCAGACAAGTCAGTTCATCGGCAGTTTTACATGAGCCGGTGGCATTGGACAGTGTTTGGTTTAAGGTGCAGGACAACCTCGATAGTCTGGGCTTTGCATGGGCAAAACTTTCTGATCCGGATACTTTGGGAAACTATTACCGATGGTTTGCCAAGCGACTGAATAAAGATGATTTGTATTATACGCCCTTCGGCTCTGTATTTGAAGATAAATTCATCAACGGACAAAGTTTTGATTTTGCCTATAACAGAGGTACAGTTCAAAACTCGGATGCAGAGGAAGATAAAAATGAAGAGGCCGGATTTTATAAAAAGGGAGACACCATCGTAGTAAAATTCTGTTCCATCGACCGTGGAACCTATGAGTTCTGGAGAGACGCAGAAAATCAATTGGCCAATAATGGTAGTCCTTTTGCCGTTCCTTCCAACGTGAAATCGAATATCAATGGCGGAAGAGGGTTGTTTGCTACCTATTCAGTAGCTTACGACACGATCATTGCCCGGTAATTATCTCCGGTTTAAATTTTTACTTTTAGCAGCTCATATGAGGTAGTTAAATGCCATGAAAAGAATTCAGAATTTGATTGATCAGGGCGAAGGTGCCATGCTGGATTTCAAAAAGGAAATCAGTAATGTGCATCGTATTGCTAAATCTATCGTTTCCTTTGCTAATCTTCATGGTGGGACTTTGCTGGTAGGAGTAAATGATGACGGAACCATTAGTGGCATAAAAACCGAAGAGGAAAAATTCATGCTGGAGAAAGCGGCTGAATTCTTCTGCACACCGCCCATCGAGCTCATCATCCACGAATGGAACCTGCGCGGGAAAATGATTCTGGAAGTCATTGTTCCGGAAGGAAGGGATAAGCCCTATTATGCTACGGATGAAGAGGGAAAAAAATGGGTGTATGTAAGGGAAAAGGATCAATCGCTCCTGGCAAGTAAAGTGTTGGTAGAAGTTCTGAAAAGAAAGCATTCCTCGCGGCCTTCCATCATAAAATACACGAGTAAAGAGAAGGCACTCATGGACTATCTCCAGGCCCATCCACGCATTACCTTGAAGGAGTTTTCAAATATGGTCAACATCAGCCGATGGCGGGCTCAAAAGATATTGGTCAACCTGGCTTCCGTAGGTGTGATTCGAGTGCATGATATCGAAAAGCCGGAGTTTTATACGCTGGGGATGTAGTTTTGACTCATTGGTTTGTACTTTCAAATGATTTTTTTGCATTTTTCAAATAGCTTATGCCTTTGCTTTTTTGCAAATAAGTAGCTTTCTAACCTAATTTAAAACTAAACCTTATGAAAAACATTTGTAGTAATTATTTGAAAATTATTCTTTCCATTCTATTGGTATTTGGTTGTATTGTCAATTCTTTTAGTCAAAGAGTCAGGGTCCTGATTATAAATGGGGAGCTTCAAAAAATCCGAGTGTATTGAATGGCCCAAATCAAGGAAATGATATCGGTAACCTTTCAAGTGGTTCAGTTGTATCTGTGGGGAAATTTTATAGAAATGGCATTTGGAATCACGACGTAACGATTATTAAGTATTCTACGGATGGTTCATTATTAAATGAATACTATCTCGATTTCTACAACGATTCATTACGTGATGAAGGCGTTAAAATAAAAGTATTGAATGATTTTATTTATGTATTAGTTGCTGCTCAATACTATACTACACCTGGAGTTACTGAAGGTAATATTGGCGTTATTAAATTAGACTCTAATCTCAATTTGGTAAATCAATTTTCATTTAATTCTGATCCCGGTATCGAAGAGATGCCGATTGATATGGGATTGGATCAATCGGGTAATGTATATGTTATTGGATGGGCTGAAAGACCGGCAACCGGTAGAGATTTCGTTTTTATCAAGCTGGACCAAAATCTGAATTTTATTTTTTCCAAATACAATTCTTCGCCCGGAAATTACTCTGACGAACCTTCCGAAATAGCCGTTGAAGCAAATGGAGTATGTAACATAGTTGGTACAAAGAATAGTTTGGCAAAAGGTTCACAAATATCCGTTTTAAAATACTGGGGGAATGGTGTCCTTCTATGGCAAAAAACTTATGATATTAAAACAAATCAAGCATTAGATGATTTGGGACATTATGTAACTTTTGATCCTAGTAATGGCGATGTATTCGTAGCCGGGGTAGGTCAAACATCTTTGGGAGGATACAACGAATGGATAGTATTACGCTATGATGCAATTGATGGATCAAGGAAATGGATAAAACGTATGACTGCTTCGAATAAAAGTTTTTATCCACGTGGTTTGGAATATTATAATTTAGGTGCACTATACATTTGTGGAGCTATTGGAAGTATTGCCTCTAATAATGTTGACTTACAAGTCAGAAAACTTGATCCATCCAACGGAAATGTACTTTGGAATAGAACATTTGATGGTATTGCAACTGGAATTGAAGATAATGATAGATTGTCTTCAATGTTAGTTAGTCCCTCCGAAGAAATATTTCTAATGGGTAGTACTGATGATGGTTATTTCAATGGATCGAATGTTTTTCATCTGGTTTTGAAATATAATTCTTCCGGTAACTTAATTTGGTCTAGTAAATTACATGCGGGATTTCCTATTCATGCAGGTTGGACAGCCGAACACGCAACTTATCATGCAGGTAGCCAATCCTTGTATGTATCAGGAACTCGATATGCTTCTCCTTCAATAATTTGGACTACTACGAAGTATTCTACTGCATTGCCGGTCGTTGATGAAACTTATTCAAATAGATCTTTGCAAGCAAGTACCAATTATAGTAAGAAAGGAGAGTTAAATATTTATCCTAATCCTGCGGATCAATTCTTCTATTTAAGACTGGATGAAGAAAGGGAAGGGCAACTTGTAATAACTGATTTGTCCGGTAAGATTGTTTATCAAAGGAGTAATGTAGTAATGCCCTTTGAGGTCATTTCCGGTGATTGGAGTTCCGGAGTGTACTTCGTCACATTTAATTGT from Bacteroidota bacterium harbors:
- a CDS encoding arginine decarboxylase translates to MKNRYIDLIQQTFEFPQEEFAVEDNLLQFNGIPLMDIIEQYGTPLKITYLPKIGSQIQKAKRLFHVAMAKADYEGNYLYCYCTKSSHFEFILNEALKNDIHLETSSAFDIPIIKELAKDNKVPKETFILCNGFKRPNYIEGIIDLLDDGFSNVIPILDNKEELNELQKDGKHKIKIGLRIAAEEEPNAEFYTSRLGIRYNEILDFYVNTIKSNKNFELKMLHFFINTGIKDTAYYWSELQKNINLYCELKKLCPELEYLDIGGGFPIKTKLDFNYDYQYMADEIIRQIKAACMQKEVPEPHIMTEFGSFTVGESGAVLFSIIGQKKQNDNELWNMIDSSFITTLPDTWGIKQKFILLAINNWDDEYHRINLGGITCDSDDYYIMESVRNRVFLPKPQEGETQYIGFFHTGAYQESIGGYGGIQHCLIPAPKHVLIDRDENGEYTTRLFAKEQSAKNMMKILGY
- a CDS encoding arginase gives rise to the protein MHKKIKLIEVKSEIGAGTRGASLGPDAIKIAALDYGSNLFHKLSSVEIPVENNLLFEAQGSTYAKRIRGIVNIYDKLSKTVLETLKAKEFPIILAGDHSTSGGTIAGIKMANPKVRLGVIWIDAHADLHSPFTSPTGNVHGMPLAATLGEDNIANKMNKPDKETIEMWNKLKKVGGISPKINYSDLVFIGVRDVEPEESFLIKKHKIKAFTTNDVKRHGVEKIARDALAYLNNCQMIYVSFDVDSMDSSISKGTGTPVRNGITEKEAGSLCVRLIQNEKVCCFEIAEVNPTLDKENLMAENTFEILQRVVAQIA
- a CDS encoding arginine--tRNA ligase → MLFEIELRTAVQEGMSRLFHLDVLPDDISIQPTRKDFDGDLTVVVFNLAKKAGKSPDAIGKELSDWLATKSSLVSSSNVVKGFLNVVFQPESWLRIYEEETADPAFFEKKPDPNLAAHPVLVEYSSPNTNKPLHLGHVRNNLLGFSIAELLKASGTTVKKVNLINDRGIHICKSMLAWQKLGNGETPASSGMKGDHLVGKYYVEFDRLYKAEIAELVSAGMPEDDARKKAGSMVEAQEMLRKWEAGDEATLALWKMMNEWVYAGFNASYKQLGVDFDKFYYESEMYLVGKELVLEGLKKGVFFQKPDGSVWVDLTDEGLDQKLLLRSDGTSVYITQDIGTSKKRFDETGFSRLIYVVGNEQDYHFKVLKLVIKKLGYEWWDRLYHLSYNMVDLPQGKMKSREGTVVDADDLMKEMIDEAGNITRELGKISDFESEEATALYNMIGMGALKYFILKVDPEKRMLFNPAESIDFNGNTGPFIQYTYARIKSVLRKGENYHELKDFLSSSPGNYSGMNEKEKVLIKWMLKYPFVLGEAAERLSPAVIANYVYELAKIYNQFYHEYPIVDPVEIETSKFRMHLSMKCAGLIQRNLKLLGIEVPERM
- a CDS encoding TerC family protein → MQEELSVILTVDGLISLLTLVIMEIVLGIDNIIFISILAGKLPYQQQAKARRIGLSLALIIRIALLFSISWIVSLKEPFITIMDHGFSGRDMVLLFGGLFLMAKSTSEIHGKISKEEHLSTPGMKKLTLNMAIAQIIGLDIVFSFDSILTAVGLVDHVSIMILAVIISMIVMLISAKSVSDFVNKHPTIKMLALSFLLMIGFMLTIEAFHYEVPKGYIYFAMAFSLLVELLNMRIRKKSSAE
- a CDS encoding DUF4249 domain-containing protein, encoding MKKIFFFIGTCLLISSCEKDISLDLPETESKVVVDGYVEIGLPPYVILSKSEAYFNPIGQNSINNLPIRGAIVTISNGTDTIQLTEIDTSLNGVSVGGFYVALDSLTFLPTMIGIPGTHYTLNIITADGRQVSSSAVLHEPVALDSVWFKVQDNLDSLGFAWAKLSDPDTLGNYYRWFAKRLNKDDLYYTPFGSVFEDKFINGQSFDFAYNRGTVQNSDAEEDKNEEAGFYKKGDTIVVKFCSIDRGTYEFWRDAENQLANNGSPFAVPSNVKSNINGGRGLFATYSVAYDTIIAR
- a CDS encoding ATP-binding protein — its product is MKRIQNLIDQGEGAMLDFKKEISNVHRIAKSIVSFANLHGGTLLVGVNDDGTISGIKTEEEKFMLEKAAEFFCTPPIELIIHEWNLRGKMILEVIVPEGRDKPYYATDEEGKKWVYVREKDQSLLASKVLVEVLKRKHSSRPSIIKYTSKEKALMDYLQAHPRITLKEFSNMVNISRWRAQKILVNLASVGVIRVHDIEKPEFYTLGM